AACTTGGGAACTGATTCAGGCCATCATAATTCCCATACACAAAGGTTCCTCTGAtcaaatatttgttgtttGCCGTGAGGTTGACATTGTAACAGTTTCTTTGACCTACAGGGAAGCTTCTCACGGCCCAAACCTGTTGCTGAAACTGAGTTTTGTATGCATCATTGATCTTTCCGACCAATCCACTGTCGATGTAATCCACGTCTGATTTGTATGTTATATTCGTCGACTTCTCTGTATAAGTAGTTTCCTTAGGCACCAACCCACAATCCAAACTAATAAATCCTGTACATGATCAAAACAAGATATATAATCATCAAAGGAAACCCTTAAAAACATCTAATTGTGaccaaaacagagcaatcaaAACATCATCATGTTTTAAGAACCTGCTTGATTTTGAGCTTCCACTGATCTCAAAACGGTAAAAGCTATGATCAAAAGATGCAAAAACCAGTGAAGAGATTTCATTTTCCTGGGTAGGTGGTCTTATTCAGAGGAGGTTATTATTCATTGTTCATTGCTGTTCATGAACAAAGAATGAAGATAACATAATATTGGTCAATTTGTGCTAAAAGTCTTCAACATTAGATTATAACAGCACCCTTACTTGCCTACGACATTCTTTCTGGTTTCAGGCGTGGGAAAGTTTCAATTATGTAAACTAAGATCAcagaaaaatgtgaaatcaaatattaaacaaggaaaaaaagagaacaagtaCAGCGTGTCACTTGGATTGCAGAGTCTTgcactttcttttttttggctaaaccaaaaatcaatcaacaaatgaCAAGAGTTATTTAGTGGTCGAAAACATTCTCTTATGTCGTTTTAAGTCTAGATCACCAAACAGTTGACTAAGTCAACTCAAAATTAAGAGGCTGTTTATTTTCCAGATAAGAGACGTGCATTATTAAACCACAACCTTCAAAGAATGATCTTACGTACTCGTTGACGTTGACTTTTGTATTGCATTGTTTGATCTGTCTGTCTGTCTCTTTGTGTCTTTTTGGTTCTGTATGGATGAAGTTTCGTGATTAAATAAACGAGCATAAAAAGTCTTCGTAGTGTCTCTTTAAGAAGTCTCTTAAAACTATAAGTTATATCTCTGAAACTCGAATTGTGTCgagttttatttatcatatgGTTTGTGCATGCCAGTTGAAATCTGCATATGCCAATACTACCTCCAACTCCAATGATTTTAGTTAGCCGTTGACTTCTGATTTATAGTATTTaagatttatgaaaaaaaattcttagacaaatatttctctttattttctcagAGAAATCTCTAAATACCAAAAGTGTTAGAGAGTAATATAAACTAAGTATCAGGGCAGAGTACTCAAAACAGAGTATTGAGCAGCGCAACAAACTAGagttataaaccaaaacatacaCATAAAGAACCTTGTGATTATTCAACAGAATCTACAAAGATAACTGCAGTTTACACTCTCCCGTCGATATATCTGAGAAGAACATGAATCTTCCAGCTTGATAATTATCAAAGCAGAAACTGATCATATgacaaaccaaataaaaaataatattagaaaacATATTGCTTAAAGAATGGGTTTAAGACGTTCATCTTGGTCTGTCTTAAGCTGTGGAATGTTTAAGactttatatatctatatcttGAGGTCATTTATAAGAATGAAGAGTTCGGTTACCAGTCATCgcaaaattgaaatatataagtAAGAGTACAAATAGTTTTTACACGAAGGAGATTATAGAATGTTCATTGCTTCTTCAAAACTTACATTGGGAAATTCGCAagggaaattaaaaaaaaaaaaaaggaaataagatAGCTTTCCATGAAATCACATCATAggtatttttatatttatcttgCCCCGGGGGAAAATTCGGAAGCAGACGTGTGACTAAAGTTAGTAGAACTTCTTGTGTACATCTCTTCACTACCTTGTCGCCTTGCATTTTCAAAGGCCACACACTCGTTTAGCTCAATCACAACGTGTGCCATTGTTGGTCTTAGGTTCGAAGACGGGTTCACACAGGCAAGACCCAGCTCCACAATCTTCCATGCACCGTTTGTGTCATAGTCCCCCATCAGTTTTGGGTCGACGATGCTCTTGATGTCTCCTTTACTGAGCATGAAGCCAACCCATTCATTGATGTGAGGTCTCTCTCTTGTTTGATTTATAACAGGCTGGTTTGTGACTATCTCTAATAGCACTACACCGAAGCTGTACACGTCACTCTTCTCGCTTAGCCAGTTTGTTCTGTAATACCTGAAGAGAGTatcaaatgaataaaaaaattcataccCTTATTTGGTCTCAACcagaaaatctgaaaaaattaataaatctaCTCACTCAGGGTCTAGGTACCCAGGTGTACCCGCAACGACTGTTGAGACATGACATTCACCATCGATTGGAAAAGATCTAGAGAGCCCAAAGTCGGCTAGTTTCGCTCCACACTGTGCATTCAATAAGATGTTAGTAGTTTTAACATCTCTATGGACCATTGGAGGCGTACATCCATTGTGCAGATACTCCAGTCCTGTTACAAGTAGTTCTTGTATTTGTCAATTTTGCTTTCAGACATCATAAAAGAATAACAtcaagaaacaatattttttcgTAATGACTCAGACAATGGTAGAGGGAATAAGTCGATTTTTGTTCACCTTGTGCAGCCTCTACAGCTATTTGCATCCTGTTTTCCCAGGTAAGGACATTGCCTCCACGTTTTCCTATACcaggtttagatttttaaaccATGGAAAGAGTTGGATTCGATTAAATCAGAGTCTCTAAGTTAAAAGGGTTACCTAACATATTCTCCCTCAGGTCTCCATTTGCCATATATTCATAAATCAGAGCCAAGTTATCTCCATCATCACAGTAACCCACAAGTCCCACCAAATGTCTGTGGTGAACTCTTAAAAGAAGTTCAACCTaataagaaagataagaaaatgagaaacttgatgtttaagaaaaaaaaaaggactaACGGATCCACTTCTTGTTTAAGTACCTCTGCTTTGAACTCTTTATAACCTTGAGCCGATGAGTGCGAGAGCATTTTCACAGCTACTTGAGCATCTTCCATGTTTCCATGATATACTGTTCCAAACCCTCCTTTACCAAGAACTCTCTCGAAGTTATTAGTCATCTTCAATACCTGAGGATATGTGATCTTGCGATCTTTTCTCATGATTGATGGATTGGATGATCTTGTCTCACTTTTAGCTGTACCACTAGTGACTGATAAGGGTGGTCCTGGTAGGTAAATTcgtaaaaaaaatgaataagcTAAATCagaaagttttcattttaattaattcTCAAGTCCCACTCTAGTGATTCATTCATATCATACCTTCAGCACTTTTccctttttttcctttaacaATGAAAAAGATGGCCAATATAACTATCAGAGCAAACACGCCAGCCACTGATGCTGCGATAGGAACTATGGGAACctttttactctcttttttggCTGTGGGATTCATTTTAACCTTTTCACCCAAACTGTTATTATTAAAAgtgatttgaaaaaaaaaaaaccaaaaaaaaagagattagaTAGATGTATATTGTTGCAATACATAAAAGAACTGTTGAAGGGAGTATGATAGTCTTACATTAGTGttaaagatttgttgtttACCCTTTGCTGAAGAGAGTCTGGAACTGTGAGATTGAGCTTCGGATTTCCGCTTAAGTTTCTATCGATGAAAAGACAACTTCATATGAGTTTGTGACAAGAAGAGCAAGTACAAGAAGAGAGAGGTTGTGACAAGATGCTCACATGAGTTTCAACAACTTCATATCCGTAAAAAATTCCGGAATCTCTCCTGATAAATCATTATTTGATAAATCTCTGCTcattaaaacagagaaaatgcACGAGTTATTACTTTTTCACATCTCAATAACGCATAATTAAGGAATATTAAGTTTATCAGTGTTACAATTCGGATACTTACAGCTCGCTCAACTGTGTTAGCTTGGTTATGTCAGATGTTATGGTACCGTTCAACCCGCTCGCATTCAAGTTCCTAATGGTTgcgaaacaaaacaagtatcCATAATGGTTAGGCTTAGTGAAAGCGTCAGAAACTAAAGAACCT
This sequence is a window from Arabidopsis thaliana chromosome 1 sequence. Protein-coding genes within it:
- a CDS encoding protein kinase family protein (protein kinase family protein; FUNCTIONS IN: protein serine/threonine kinase activity, protein kinase activity, kinase activity, ATP binding; INVOLVED IN: protein amino acid phosphorylation; LOCATED IN: endomembrane system; CONTAINS InterPro DOMAIN/s: Protein kinase, ATP binding site (InterPro:IPR017441), Serine/threonine-protein kinase domain (InterPro:IPR002290), Serine-threonine/tyrosine-protein kinase (InterPro:IPR001245), Protein kinase-like domain (InterPro:IPR011009), Serine/threonine-protein kinase, active site (InterPro:IPR008271), Protein kinase, catalytic domain (InterPro:IPR000719), Tyrosine-protein kinase, catalytic domain (InterPro:IPR020635); BEST Arabidopsis thaliana protein match is: Leucine-rich repeat protein kinase family protein (TAIR:AT1G51860.1); Has 115212 Blast hits to 113697 proteins in 4246 species: Archae - 99; Bacteria - 13180; Metazoa - 42811; Fungi - 9496; Plants - 32903; Viruses - 338; Other Eukaryotes - 16385 (source: NCBI BLink).), with product MKSLHFCLLFMIVSFTVSRPVEAQDQAGFISLDCGLVPKETTYVETSTNITYKSDANYTDSGLVGKINDAHKTLVQQPLWALRSFPEGERNCYNFNLTVNSTYLIRGTFLYGNYDGLNQSPSFDLHIGASKWTSVNIVGVTDTVMPEIIHVLTQKRLQVCLVKTGKTTPFISSLELRPLINNIYIAESGSMVLQNRVYFPSDSTSIVRYDEDIHDRVWNPVSDDDSSSISTDLQVQTNNLYDVPQFVMKTAAIPKDASAPWSLVWTIDNTTALSYVYMHFAEIQDLKANDLREFDITYNGGKLWFSQFRPNKLSILTMFSQVPLTSSNGEYNFTFEMTSNSTLPPLINALEIYTGLEILQLQTDKDEVSAMMNIKTTYDLSKKISWQGDPCAPQLYRWEGLDCSYPDTEASRIISLNLNASGLNGTITSDITKLTQLSELLGEKVKMNPTAKKESKKVPIVPIAASVAGVFALIVILAIFFIVKGKKGKSAEGPPLSVTSGTAKSETRSSNPSIMRKDRKITYPQVLKMTNNFERVLGKGGFGTVYHGNMEDAQVAVKMLSHSSAQGYKEFKAEVELLLRVHHRHLVGLVGYCDDGDNLALIYEYMANGDLRENMLGKRGGNVLTWENRMQIAVEAAQGLEYLHNGCTPPMVHRDVKTTNILLNAQCGAKLADFGLSRSFPIDGECHVSTVVAGTPGYLDPEYYRTNWLSEKSDVYSFGVVLLEIVTNQPVINQTRERPHINEWVGFMLSKGDIKSIVDPKLMGDYDTNGAWKIVELGLACVNPSSNLRPTMAHVVIELNECVAFENARRQGSEEMYTRSSTNFSHTSASEFSPGAR
- a CDS encoding protein kinase family protein; its protein translation is MKSLHFCLLFMIVSFTVSRPVEAQDQAGFISLDCGLVPKETTYVETSTNITYKSDANYTDSGLVGKINDAHKTLVQQPLWALRSFPEGERNCYNFNLTVNSTYLIRGTFLYGNYDGLNQSPSFDLHIGASKWTSVNIVGVTDTVMPEIIHVLTQKRLQVCLVKTGKTTPFISSLELRPLINNIYIAESGSMVLQNRVYFPSDSTSIVRYDEDIHDRVWNPVSDDDSSSISTDLQVQTNNLYDVPQFVMKTAAIPKDASAPWSLVWTIDNTTALSYVYMHFAEIQDLKANDLREFDITYNGGKLWFSQFRPNKLSILTMFSQVPLTSSNGEYNFTFEMTSNSTLPPLINALEIYTGLEILQLQTDKDEVSAMMNIKTTYDLSKKISWQGDPCAPQLYRWEGLDCSYPDTEASRIISLNLNASGLNGTITSDITKLTQLSELDLSNNDLSGEIPEFFTDMKLLKLINLSGNPKLNLTVPDSLQQRVNNKSLTLILGEKVKMNPTAKKESKKVPIVPIAASVAGVFALIVILAIFFIVKGKKGKSAEGPPLSVTSGTAKSETRSSNPSIMRKDRKITYPQVLKMTNNFERVLGKGGFGTVYHGNMEDAQVAVKMLSHSSAQGYKEFKAEVELLLRVHHRHLVGLVGYCDDGDNLALIYEYMANGDLRENMLGKRGGNVLTWENRMQIAVEAAQGLEYLHNGCTPPMVHRDVKTTNILLNAQCGAKLADFGLSRSFPIDGECHVSTVVAGTPGYLDPEYYRTNWLSEKSDVYSFGVVLLEIVTNQPVINQTRERPHINEWVGFMLSKGDIKSIVDPKLMGDYDTNGAWKIVELGLACVNPSSNLRPTMAHVVIELNECVAFENARRQGSEEMYTRSSTNFSHTSASEFSPGAR